CAGCCGACTGGACCGCCCACTCCATCGACTCCCGCGAACCGGGGTACTTGACCTTCGCCATGTCCGCGCCGATTTCGAGCGCGATGCGGGTCGCGTAGGCGATGACGCTCTCTTTGGTGTCGTTCTTGAGTCCCTGCCCGCGCGGGTACGACCACATGACGACCGGCAGGTCGTACTCGCTGTGGGCCTCCTCTTGCACCTGCCGGAAGTCCTCGTACATCTCCGTCTCGTGGTTCGAACCGGAGTAGACGGTGTAGCCGACCGCGTCGGCACCGATTTCGGCGGCGTACTCGACCGTCCAGTTCTGGGGCGAGTAGGGTTCGCCGGTCCAGAGGTTGCTGGTGCCGTTGAGCTTCGCCAGCAGATTCACCGAGTCGTCGTAGGAGGGGTAGTAGGTCTCGGCGACCCCCTTCTGGACCGCCAGCGACGTGACCGCGTCGTGCGTGCCGATTTCGAAAATCTGCTCGGGGTCGAGCGTCTCCGGAACCGAACTGAAGTCTGCGGAGGGGCCGTGTTCGAGGCCGTGGTCGTAAGCGAGGATGAGCGCCTTGCCGTCGCGCGTTACCGGGGAGTCTTCGAGTGGTATCATCCGTTTCGAACTGCGGTAACATCGCATAAGTGTTTACTGGTCAGCGAAGCC
This region of Halorussus salinus genomic DNA includes:
- a CDS encoding class I fructose-bisphosphate aldolase — its product is MIPLEDSPVTRDGKALILAYDHGLEHGPSADFSSVPETLDPEQIFEIGTHDAVTSLAVQKGVAETYYPSYDDSVNLLAKLNGTSNLWTGEPYSPQNWTVEYAAEIGADAVGYTVYSGSNHETEMYEDFRQVQEEAHSEYDLPVVMWSYPRGQGLKNDTKESVIAYATRIALEIGADMAKVKYPGSRESMEWAVQSAGDMPVVMSGGSKVSDYEFLSSVEAVMDAGGSGLAVGRNVWQRDDPEAILDALERVIFEEATADEALDA